A window of the Brassica oleracea var. oleracea cultivar TO1000 chromosome C1, BOL, whole genome shotgun sequence genome harbors these coding sequences:
- the LOC106331563 gene encoding protein FAR1-RELATED SEQUENCE 5-like produces MRKFLIVDGTHLKNVYGGVLLVATAQDPDHHHYPIAFGVADGENDESWIWFMEQLKSVISDVLGLVFLSDRNKSLIKSVRLVFPEAEHGYCIWHLSQNVKTHVHNNKDTCAFKFRECAHAYTEAEFKYLYHAFRRKYPSAAAYLDKSVEEKKWARCYFRGDRYNVDTTNSVESFNGVIKEARKYTLLPMFDVIIAKMSEWFNNHRKEAAEIPYTLKLVPILETEMSKRCVDAGFLTIDELNSFHLEYSVHGTDGKVYTVDMARNTCSCEQFDKDKYPCVHGVAAATFMSKAAGRELHLSEYCSKYYLVEQWALAYHRTIYHVPHMSDWVIPEDVKAKKILPPDFDKKKGKPQQTRFPSVGESRGRGKRGRGGARGARGRGRGEGMASYFECGSGSGTT; encoded by the coding sequence ATGAGGAAATTCCTCATTGTGGATGGAACACACCTGAAGAATGTTTATGGTGGAGTTCTCCTCGTTGCGACTGCTCAGGATCCTGATCATCACCACTACCCAATTGCGTTTGGTGTAGCAGATGGTGAGAATGATGAAAGCTGGATATGGTTTATGGAACAGTTGAAATCAGTGATATCCGATGTCCTGGGATTGGTATTTCTTTCAGATAGAAACAAAAGCTTGATCAAGTCAGTACGTCTAGTGTTCCCTGAGGCCGAACATGGGTATTGTATATGGCATTTGTCTCAGAATGTTAAAACCCACGTCCATAACAACAAAGATACTTGTGCGTTCAAGTTTAGAGAATGCGCACACGCTTATACGGAGGCTGAGTTCAAGTACCTTTATCATGCTTTTCGCCGGAAGTATCCTAGTGCAGCAGCGTATCTTGACAAAAGTGTTGAAGAGAAGAAGTGGGCTAGATGTTACTTCAGAGGAGATAGGTACAATGTTGACACCACCAATTCAGTAGAATCTTTTAATGGTGTTATTAAGGAAGCGAGAAAGTATACCTTACTACCAATGTTTGATGTTATCATTGCGAAAATGTCTGAATGGTTTAACAACCATAGGAAGGAGGCAGCTGAAATACCATACACACTGAAGCTTGTGCCTATTTTGGAAACCGAAATGTCTAAAAGATGTGTTGATGCGGGGTTTCTTACAATTGACGAATTAAACAGCTTCCATCTTGAGTACAGTGTGCATGGTACTGACGGCAAGGTTTATACTGTTGATATGGCTAGGAATACTTGCAGTTGTGAACAATTTGATAAAGACAAATACCCTTGTGTGCATGGAGTGGCTGCTGCCACATTCATGTCTAAGGCAGCGGGAAGGGAACTCCATCTATCAGAGTATTGTTCAAAATACTATTTGGTGGAGCAATGGGCTTTGGCTTATCACAGGACCATATATCATGTTCCTCATATGTCTGATTGGGTTATACCAGAAGATGTTAAAGCAAAGAAAATACTTCCTCCAGATTTTGACAAGAAGAAAGGAAAACCACAACAAACAAGATTTCCATCAGTAGGAGAATCCCGTGGAAGAGGAAAAAGAGGCAGAGGAGGAGCTAGAGGAGCCAGAGGAAGAGGCAGAGGAGAAGGTATGGCATCGTATTTTGAATGTGGGAGTGGTTCAGGTACTACCTAG
- the LOC106297968 gene encoding uncharacterized protein LOC106297968 — protein sequence MKVMKAVKKLKFRSRKKKKHKQASSSSQPHQCYCEYSSSAVSAPLLEPTAPPLSFWFDESQRLYAPETSSASPWNTQLPQKQEETIVEIKPSSQVSDLRINQSYQQYMVPNPRVGVPIIVEAAPAKRSSGGIFGCVIELSSNVVRCFFPCFSRH from the coding sequence ATGAAGGTTATGAAAGCAGTGAAGAAGCTCAAGTTCCGGTCAAGAAAGAAGAAGAAACACAAGCAAGCTTCCTCATCTTCTCAGCCACACCAATGCTATTGTGAGTACTCCTCCTCCGCAGTTTCAGCTCCTCTTCTTGAGCCAACAGCACCTCCTCTCTCGTTTTGGTTCGATGAATCTCAGCGTCTTTATGCGCCAGAGACATCATCAGCATCTCCTTGGAACACTCAGTTGCCTCAGAAACAAGAAGAAACCATCGTCGAGATAAAACCCTCGTCTCAAGTGTCTGATCTTCGCATCAATCAGTCTTATCAGCAGTACATGGTCCCGAATCCAAGGGTTGGTGTTCCCATCATCGTAGAAGCAGCTCCAGCCAAGAGATCATCAGGGGGAATATTCGGTTGTGTTATCGAGCTAAGCTCAAATGTAGTTCGTTGTTTCTTCCCTTGTTTTAGCCGCCATTAA